In Ipomoea triloba cultivar NCNSP0323 chromosome 7, ASM357664v1, a single genomic region encodes these proteins:
- the LOC116026002 gene encoding auxin-responsive protein SAUR50-like, with protein MAKLSRSNGKKKNGMSLKTVVQKFQKSFVPDKRSSVDHFDEFENSKDNVANDVKEGHFAVMTVDDDEKLKRFIVPLSCLTHPSFLRLLEKAAEEYGFEHEGALMLPCRPTELERILAKQCNGGADWKCCTSQDLLWSN; from the coding sequence ATGGCAAAGTTGTCCAGATCAAACGGGAAGAAAAAGAATGGCATGAGCCTCAAGACAGTGGTGCAAAAATTTCAAAAGAGTTTTGTACCAGACAAGAGGTCATCTGTTGATCATTTTGACGAGTTCGAGAACTCAAAGGATAATGTGGCTAATGACGTTAAAGAAGGGCATTTCGCGGTGATGACTGTGGACGACGATGAGAAGCTCAAGAGATTCATCGTTCCTCTAAGTTGTTTAACGCACCCTTCATTTTTAAGGCTGTTGGAAAAAGCTGCAGAGGAGTATGGGTTTGAACATGAAGGTGCACTCATGCTTCCTTGCAGGCCAACTGAGCTGGAGAGGATTCTTGCCAAGCAATGTAATGGAGGAGCAGATTGGAAGTGTTGTACAAGTCAGGACCTTTTATGGTCAAATTAA